A portion of the Ammospiza caudacuta isolate bAmmCau1 chromosome 25, bAmmCau1.pri, whole genome shotgun sequence genome contains these proteins:
- the DHDDS gene encoding dehydrodolichyl diphosphate synthase complex subunit DHDDS yields MSWIREGELTIIERFCANIIKAGPMPKHVAFIMDGNRRYAQKCHVERQQGHSQGFDKLAQTLRWCLNLGIREVTVYAFSIENFKRSKEEVDGLMDLARQKFSRLLEEQENLKKHGVCIRVLGDLPLLPVDIQELIAQAVLATRNYNKCFLNVCFAYTSRHEISNAVREMAWGVEQGLLEPSDVSESLLDKCLYTSNSPDPDLLIRTSGEVRLSDFLLWQTSHSCLVFQSVLWPEYSFWNLCEAILQFQMNYSALQKARDSYLEERRRQQLERDQAYVSRKLQQEGCLSHGDSRRRRSLLQKCTALREERIQGFLQALEHKRADFLERLCPVSA; encoded by the exons ATGTCGTGGATCAGAGAGGGCGAGCTGACCATCATAGAGAGGTTCTGTGCCAACATCATCAAG gcaggcCCGATGCCCAAGCACGTCGCCTTCATCATGGACGGCAATCGCCGCTACGCCCAGAAGTGCCACGtggagaggcagcagggacactcccAAGGCTTTGACAAGCTGGCACAG ACACTGAGGTGGTGCCTGAACCTGGGCATCCGGGAGGTGACAGTTTATGCCTTCAGCATTGAGAACTTCAAACGCTCCAAGGAGGAGGTGGATGGGCTCATGGACCTGGCCAGACAGAAGTTCAGCCGCCTCCTGGAGGAGCA GGAGAACCTGAAGAAGCACGGGGTGTGCATCCGTGTCCTGGGGgacctgcccctcctgcccgtGGATATCCAGGAGCTGattgcccaggctgtgctggcaacCAGGAACTACAACAA GTGCTTTCTGAACGTCTGCTTTGCTTACACATCGAGACATGAGATCAGCAATGCTGTCAGGGAGATGGCCTGGGGTGTGGAGCAAGGCCTGCTGGAGCCCAG TGACGTGTCTGAGTCGCTGCTGGATAAATGTCTGTACACCAGCAACTCCCCCGACCCTGACCTGCTGATCAGGACCTCTGGGGAGGTTCGCCTCAGTGACTTCTTGCTTTGGCAG ACATCCCATTCATGCCTGGTGTTTCAATCAGTCTTGTGGCCAGAATATTCCTTTTGGAACTTGTGTGAAGCTATCCTTCAGTTCCAGATGAACTACAGTGCTTTACAG AAGGCCAGAGACTCCtacctggaggagaggaggcggcagcagctggagagggaccaGGCGTACGTGAGCaggaagctgcagcaggagggctgCCTGTCCCACGGAGACTCGCGGCGCCGGCGCTCGCTGCTGCAGAAGtgcacagccctgagggagGAGAGGATCCAGGGCTTCCTGCAGGCCCTGGAGCACAAGAGAGCTGACTTCTTGGAGAGACTGTGTCCGGTGTCTGCGTGA